From the genome of Burkholderia pyrrocinia:
TCGTCGGTGGCTTCCGGGTTCGCGTAGATCGCGTCACGCTCGGTCATCGCGGCCCACATCTCGGTGTGGCCCATCATCACGACGTCGAGCACGCGCACGTCTTCGTACGCGAACTGGTCCTGGCGCAGCTTGCCGAGACGGACGTTCGGCTCCAGCGCGACGTTGCCGGCGCTCGGCTCGAGGTCGCTGCCGAGGATCTTCATGAACGTCGACTTGCCACAGCCGTTCGCGCCGATCAGACCATAGCGGTTGCCCTCGCCGAATTTGACCGAGATGTTCTCGAACAGGGGCTTTGGCCCGAATTGCATCGTGATGTTGGCAGTAGAAAGCACGGCAGGTCCCGTTAAAGGATAAATCGACGGAAAACCGTGTATTTTAGCAGGTGTCGGAGAAACTGCCGACCATGCCGTTCCGGCAGCGCATTCCGACCCCAGGTCCGCCGCCCGGTGGCCCGCCAACACGACAGCACGCGCCCCACTGCCGTCTTACTGGAATCCCGCATGCTTGCCAGCCAGCTTCGCGAACAACTCGTCGGCGCTTGGCGCCTCGTGTCCTACGAAGTGCGCCCGCGCGACGGCAGCGCGGTCGCCTATCCGCTCGGCCGCGACGTGCGCGGCTGGATTCTCTACACACCGGACGGCTACATGTCCGCCCAACTGATGGCCGCCGGTCGGCCGCCCTACACGGACGGCGACCTGCACGGCGGCACCGTCGACGAGCGCGCGACCGCCGCCCGCGGCTACATCGCCTATTCCGGCCCCTTTCGCGTCGACGACGACGGCACGCTGACCC
Proteins encoded in this window:
- a CDS encoding lipocalin-like domain-containing protein, with protein sequence MLASQLREQLVGAWRLVSYEVRPRDGSAVAYPLGRDVRGWILYTPDGYMSAQLMAAGRPPYTDGDLHGGTVDERATAARGYIAYSGPFRVDDDGTLTHEMDVSLYPNWIGNVQQRVVMLDGDRLQLGTAAPARIDGREVDAVLLWARAGR